Proteins co-encoded in one Nicotiana sylvestris chromosome 7, ASM39365v2, whole genome shotgun sequence genomic window:
- the LOC104227993 gene encoding protein LNK1 isoform X2 → MMLEEDLWADARDFVLPNTCGKSSLNVGTLHHCFKRKNVDSIDSDFCQNGPILDNKKAAIGENSCSFPLGPISLVDDDLSCFDNNRVDKNTNDLLYYNWSEMGNFEDIDMMFSCDSTFGLGASNEDDLGWFASSDTIEGSGDRLRSDIQCQNSTSSALKKNGSLEVSRTEEMGSSISDSGIKSQPVSYNGNLWPSQKDELANLSHLSFVNGSSNSDCKLVPLKKNNINKKHANHQNQSEGKRKCVYIENDVALRNIDGLSEERRHSTEATGPKGNLISSGIPQQNEAHEHETGYLHSGVSYMSDYSRSDQIVHHPTSSITKSGNDGSMSLSPNHLQCRQSSPDPSFQMGTITTSEKVEEKLLHHSGIKFENSSDPEGISTRIPPELGSSIIAESTSISSGLDEVAEETAGFHQLQHVTERLDIRTKLCIRDSLYRLARSAEQRHRDANVINDSGDDRDTSQALTCKRTNKIARDLGSCIAQVLMH, encoded by the exons ATGATGTTAGAAGAGGACTTATGGGCGGACGCACGTGATTTTGTGTTGCCTAATACCTGTGGCAAAAGCTCATTGAATGTTGGGACATTGCATCATTGCTTCAAACGTAAAAACGTAGACTCCATTGACAGTGACTTCTGCCAAAATGGCCCCATTTTGGACAACAAGAAAGCTGCCATTGGGGAAAACTCTTGTAGCTTTCCACTTGGTCCCATTTCTCTGGTAGATGATGATCTGAGTTGTTTTGACAACAACCGGGTGGATAAAAACACTAATGATCTCTTGTATTATAACTGGTCTGAGATGGGGAACTTTGAGGATATTGACATGATGTTCAG TTGTGATTCGACATTTGGACTTGGAGCCAGCAATGAGGATGACCTTGGTTGGTTTGCATCATCAGATACTATTGAAGGATCTGGAGATCGATTGAGGTCAGATATTCAGTGTCAAAACTCAACATCCAGTGCACTGAAAAAAAACGGCAGTCTTGAAGTTTCAAGAACGGAGGAAATGGGCAGTTCAATTAGTGATTCTGGCATTAAAAGTCAACCAGTTAGCTATAATGGAAATTTGTGGCCCTCACAGAAAGATGAATTGGCCAATCTGAGCCATCTGTCTTTTGTGAATGGATCAAGTAATTCAGATTGCAAACTAGTACCTCTAAAGAAA AATAATATAAATAAGAAGCACGCAAATCACCAGAACCAATCGGAAGGAAAGAGAAAATGTGTTTATATAGAAAATGATGTTGCCTTGCGTAACATTGATGGCCTTTCAGAAGAGAGAAGACATTCTACTGAGGCCACTGGACCTAAAGGCAATTTGATATCATCGGGTATTCCTCAGCAAAATGAAGCTCATGAACATGAGACTGGTTACTTACATAGTGGCGTTTCTTACATGTCTGATTACAGTCGTTCAGATCAAATTGTCCATCACCCAACTTCATCGATTACCAAATCTGGAAATGATGGTTCCATGTCCCTTTCACCAAATCATCTGCAGTGTAGGCAGAGCTCTCCTGATCCTTCTTTTCAGATGGGTACTATCACAACAAGTGAAAAGGTGGAGGAGAAGCTACTTCATCATTCTGGAATTAAGTTTGAAAATAGCAGTGATCCTGAAGGCATTAGCACGAGAATTCCACCAGAATTAGGTTCCTCAATTATAGCAGAGAGCACTTCCATTAGTTCTGGGTTGGATGAAGTAGCAGAAGAAACTGCTGGATTTCATCAGCTTCAACATGTCACAGAACGG TTGGATATAAGGACAAAGCTCTGCATAAGGGATAGCTTGTACCGGTTGGCTCGGAGTGCTGAACAAAGGCATAGAGATGCTAATGTCATTAATGACTCTGGAGATGATAGAGATACAAGCCAAGCATTGACTTGCAAAAGGACAAACAA GATAGCGCGTGATCTTGGCTCTTGCATTGCACAAGTTCTAATGCATTAA
- the LOC104227993 gene encoding protein LNK1 isoform X1, whose translation MMLEEDLWADARDFVLPNTCGKSSLNVGTLHHCFKRKNVDSIDSDFCQNGPILDNKKAAIGENSCSFPLGPISLVDDDLSCFDNNRVDKNTNDLLYYNWSEMGNFEDIDMMFSCDSTFGLGASNEDDLGWFASSDTIEGSGDRLRSDIQCQNSTSSALKKNGSLEVSRTEEMGSSISDSGIKSQPVSYNGNLWPSQKDELANLSHLSFVNGSSNSDCKLVPLKKNNINKKHANHQNQSEGKRKCVYIENDVALRNIDGLSEERRHSTEATGPKGNLISSGIPQQNEAHEHETGYLHSGVSYMSDYSRSDQIVHHPTSSITKSGNDGSMSLSPNHLQCRQSSPDPSFQMGTITTSEKVEEKLLHHSGIKFENSSDPEGISTRIPPELGSSIIAESTSISSGLDEVAEETAGFHQLQHVTERLDIRTKLCIRDSLYRLARSAEQRHRDANVINDSGDDRDTSQALTCKRTNKWQGYMDMERDTNSLDRSIAHLLFLRSSGSSVTPAPDSLA comes from the exons ATGATGTTAGAAGAGGACTTATGGGCGGACGCACGTGATTTTGTGTTGCCTAATACCTGTGGCAAAAGCTCATTGAATGTTGGGACATTGCATCATTGCTTCAAACGTAAAAACGTAGACTCCATTGACAGTGACTTCTGCCAAAATGGCCCCATTTTGGACAACAAGAAAGCTGCCATTGGGGAAAACTCTTGTAGCTTTCCACTTGGTCCCATTTCTCTGGTAGATGATGATCTGAGTTGTTTTGACAACAACCGGGTGGATAAAAACACTAATGATCTCTTGTATTATAACTGGTCTGAGATGGGGAACTTTGAGGATATTGACATGATGTTCAG TTGTGATTCGACATTTGGACTTGGAGCCAGCAATGAGGATGACCTTGGTTGGTTTGCATCATCAGATACTATTGAAGGATCTGGAGATCGATTGAGGTCAGATATTCAGTGTCAAAACTCAACATCCAGTGCACTGAAAAAAAACGGCAGTCTTGAAGTTTCAAGAACGGAGGAAATGGGCAGTTCAATTAGTGATTCTGGCATTAAAAGTCAACCAGTTAGCTATAATGGAAATTTGTGGCCCTCACAGAAAGATGAATTGGCCAATCTGAGCCATCTGTCTTTTGTGAATGGATCAAGTAATTCAGATTGCAAACTAGTACCTCTAAAGAAA AATAATATAAATAAGAAGCACGCAAATCACCAGAACCAATCGGAAGGAAAGAGAAAATGTGTTTATATAGAAAATGATGTTGCCTTGCGTAACATTGATGGCCTTTCAGAAGAGAGAAGACATTCTACTGAGGCCACTGGACCTAAAGGCAATTTGATATCATCGGGTATTCCTCAGCAAAATGAAGCTCATGAACATGAGACTGGTTACTTACATAGTGGCGTTTCTTACATGTCTGATTACAGTCGTTCAGATCAAATTGTCCATCACCCAACTTCATCGATTACCAAATCTGGAAATGATGGTTCCATGTCCCTTTCACCAAATCATCTGCAGTGTAGGCAGAGCTCTCCTGATCCTTCTTTTCAGATGGGTACTATCACAACAAGTGAAAAGGTGGAGGAGAAGCTACTTCATCATTCTGGAATTAAGTTTGAAAATAGCAGTGATCCTGAAGGCATTAGCACGAGAATTCCACCAGAATTAGGTTCCTCAATTATAGCAGAGAGCACTTCCATTAGTTCTGGGTTGGATGAAGTAGCAGAAGAAACTGCTGGATTTCATCAGCTTCAACATGTCACAGAACGG TTGGATATAAGGACAAAGCTCTGCATAAGGGATAGCTTGTACCGGTTGGCTCGGAGTGCTGAACAAAGGCATAGAGATGCTAATGTCATTAATGACTCTGGAGATGATAGAGATACAAGCCAAGCATTGACTTGCAAAAGGACAAACAA GTGGCAAGGGTATATGGACATGGAAAGAGACACCAATTCTTTAGATCGATCTATTGCACATTTGCTCTTCCTCAGGTCTTCAGGCTCATCTGTAACACCTGCCCCTGATTCCTTGGCTTGA
- the LOC104227992 gene encoding uncharacterized protein encodes MSLSLIQGYSSAEEEEEQEEPQYQKSSSDEENDDVIPQKNRYKPIFDPNPASSSSLPSALAAFSEISGPPQFLNNSVEEAGKEVEGQRHGRRKYSRNKNDLPAGAVVESKAQLVGIHERVRSDVDGSIPRTATGQASVSVGTLQGGKPVPSASYPGAEDAAELLRMCLMCGIPKTYTHARGMVCPACSDRPVDADEEPVKKKGSTIKDKEKNKRMKGQSSHASWKSETEMHLRQQFD; translated from the exons ATGAGTTTGTCTCTCATACAAGGCTACTCCTCGGcggaggaggaagaagaacaagaagaacCTCAGTACCAGAAATCATCCTCCGACGAGGAAAACGACGACGTTATTCCACAAAAAAATCGTTACAAACCCATTTTTGACCCTAAccctgcttcatcttcttcgcttCCTTCAGCTCTTGCTGCCTTTTCCGAA ATTTCAGGGCCGCCGCAGTTTTTGAACAACAGTGTTGAAGAAGCTGGAAAGGAAGTGGAGGGGCAGCGACACGGTCGCCGTAAGTACAGCAGAAACAAGAATGATTTACCAGCTG GTGCTGTAGTGGAGTCAAAGGCTCAGTTAGTAGGGATACATGAGAGGGTCAGAAGTGATGTCGATGGGAGCATCCCAAGGACAGCCACTGGTCAAGCAAGTGTTTCTGTTGGCACTTTACAAGGAGGCAAACCTGTGCCAAGTGCGAGCTATCCTGGTGCAGAAGATGCAGCAGAGCTTCTGAG GATGTGCTTGATGTGTGGAATTCCCAAAACATACACGCACGCAAGAGGGATGGTGTGCCCAGCGTGCAGTGATCGCCCTGTAGACGCTGACGAAGAGCCAGTCAAGAAGAAGGGCTCTACCATTAAAGACAAGGAGAAGAATAAGAGGATGAAGGGGCAGTCGTCCCATGCATCATGGAAAAGCGAGACAGAAATGCATCTCCGCCAGCAATTTGACTAG